Part of the Oerskovia paurometabola genome is shown below.
ATCGCGGCGATGTCTCCGAGGACGTCGCGCAGGAAGGGCTCGGTCGCGGGCAGGTCGTAGGTGAGCTGCGAGAACCCGACCTCGATGCCCTCGTACCTGGCGGTGCGCTGCCCGTCGGCGCGCAGCTCGCCGTAGACCGCCGTCGCGGCGTTGGTGTGCCCGGGCAGGTCGATCTCGGGGACGACGGTCACGAAGCGGTCTGCGGCGTAGTCCTGCAGGCGGCGGAAGTCCGCGAGGCTCAGGTGGCCCCCGGCCTTGCCGCTCGTCGAGGTGTCGGACGAGAGCTTCGCGAGCTCGGGGCGCGACGGCGTCTCGATGCGCCACCCCTGGTCGTCCGTGAGGTGCAGGTGCAGGACGTTGAGCTTGTACGACGCGAGGACGTCGATCACGAGCTCGAGCTGCTCGAGCGGGAAGAAGTTGCGGGCGATGTCGAGCGAGAGGCCGCGCCAGGCGTAGCGGGGGGCGTCCCGCACGACGACGGCGCCCACCTCGGCGCCGTGCTCCCCCTCGGTCACGAGCTGGCGGAGGGTCTGCACGGCGTCGAACAGACCGACCGGCAGGGCAGCCGTCAGCACGGCCCTCGACCCGCTCACCTCGATCGTGTGGCGCTCCGGGCTGACCGACCCCGCTGGGCCCGCGTCCTCGGCGAGACGCAGCTCGACGGCGGGGGCGCCGTCGGGCAGGGCGTCCGCCACGGTGACCGGTGTGCCTGCCGCACGCGTCAGGAGCTCGGCCGCGTACGCGGCGACGTGCTGCTCGGCCGCGGAGGGACCGGCGA
Proteins encoded:
- a CDS encoding family 20 glycosylhydrolase, with translation MVAIIPQPLQVDSRAGDDALRLEGAVVVAGPSAAEQHVAAYAAELLTRAAGTPVTVADALPDGAPAVELRLAEDAGPAGSVSPERHTIEVSGSRAVLTAALPVGLFDAVQTLRQLVTEGEHGAEVGAVVVRDAPRYAWRGLSLDIARNFFPLEQLELVIDVLASYKLNVLHLHLTDDQGWRIETPSRPELAKLSSDTSTSGKAGGHLSLADFRRLQDYAADRFVTVVPEIDLPGHTNAATAVYGELRADGQRTARYEGIEVGFSQLTYDLPATEPFLRDVLGDIAAITDGDYIHVGGDEALTLGAEEYAKFIALLEEIVLETGKKVITWQEAAQADTRPETLVQYWDTRTDVAPFLAAAERGSRFIMSPGNHAYLDMKYTAEYPLGQDWAGLIELRTAYDWDPAEIIPGLPADQVEGVEAAIWTETLSTQDELFHMLLPRLSAAAEVAWTAPERKDWEDYRRRVVSEAATWRREGLPFHETPQVDWS